Proteins encoded by one window of uncultured Bacteroides sp.:
- a CDS encoding HU family DNA-binding protein — protein sequence MALYVVRQKVDKSGEEEKVRYHGVPVSSGQIGIDELAKDISGRCSLHESDVHAAVIALGDVMQTYLMKGNTVHLKNIGMFSISAGSEGFEIPDECTPSKVTAQRVCFKADKEMRSALPLIKYQRTYREATKK from the coding sequence ATGGCTTTATATGTTGTTCGTCAAAAAGTAGATAAGAGCGGGGAGGAAGAAAAGGTTCGCTATCACGGTGTTCCGGTTAGTTCCGGACAGATTGGGATAGATGAGTTGGCAAAAGATATCAGCGGACGCTGTTCGCTTCATGAATCGGATGTGCATGCGGCAGTTATTGCATTGGGAGATGTGATGCAGACCTATCTGATGAAAGGAAACACGGTTCATCTGAAGAATATCGGTATGTTTTCCATATCAGCAGGAAGTGAAGGCTTTGAAATACCCGATGAATGCACTCCGTCAAAAGTAACGGCACAGCGTGTCTGCTTTAAGGCTGACAAAGAAATGCGTAGTGCACTTCCTTTGATAAAGTATCAGCGCACTTACAGAGAAGCTACAAAAAAGTAA